In one window of Camelina sativa cultivar DH55 chromosome 15, Cs, whole genome shotgun sequence DNA:
- the LOC104745726 gene encoding geranylgeranyl pyrophosphate synthase 11, chloroplastic-like codes for MATTIVHLSSSSVFVQSRGRRYNFISSFKNLQKRTVLSLSCAMTSQGGDMIRPKGKSNDRNSAFDFKSYMIRKAESVSAALNVSVPLQEPLTIQEAVRYSLLAGGKRVRPLLCIAACELVGGDEATAMPAACAVEMIHTSSLIHDDLPCMDNADLRRGKPTSHKVFGEDMAVLAGDALLALAFEHMTVVSSGMVAPERMIRAVIELAKAIGTTGLVAGQVMDLCSEGLHPDNMELERLEFIHLHKTASLLEAAAVLGVIMGGGTEEEIEKLRKYARSIGLLFQVVDDILDVTKSTDELGKTAGKDVMAGKLTYPRLTGLERSREFAEKLSREAEEQLLGFDSDKAAPLAALASYVAYRHN; via the coding sequence ATGGCTACTACTATTGTTCATCTCAGctcatcctctgtttttgtccAATCCAGAGGACGAAGATATAACTTCATTTCCTCATtcaaaaatctccaaaaacgcactgttttgtctctctcttgtGCTATGACCTCACAAGGAGGCGACATGATTCGaccaaaaggaaaaagtaaTGATCGCAACTCTGCCTTTGACTTCAAGTCATATATGATCCGTAAAGCCGAATCCGTAAGTGCGGCTCTCAACGTTTCAGTACCTCTCCAAGAACCCCTCACGATCCAGGAGGCTGTGCGGTACTCATTACTAGCTGGCGGAAAACGTGTGAGACCCCTGCTCTGCATTGCCGCCTGCGAGCTTGTGGGAGGGGACGAGGCTACTGCCATGCCAGCCGCCTGCGCGGTCGAGATGATCCACACGAGCTCTCTTATTCATGACGATCTTCCGTGCATGGACAATGCCGACCTCCGCAGAGGCAAGCCCACCAGCCACAAGGTATTTGGAGAAGACATGGCGGTTTTGGCAGGTGATGCACTCCTTGCTTTGGCGTTTGAGCACATGACGGTTGTGTCGAGTGGGATGGTCGCTCCTGAGAGGATGATCCGTGCGGTGATTGAGCTGGCAAAAGCCATAGGTACAACTGGGCTAGTGGCTGGGCAAGTGATGGACTTATGTAGCGAAGGACTGCATCCAGACAACATGGAATTGGAGCGTCTAGAGTTCATCCATCTCCACAAAACAGCGTCGTTGTTGGAGGCAGCAGCGGTGTTAGGGGTCATAATGGGAGGTGGGACAGAGGAAGAGATCGAGAAGCTTAGAAAGTATGCGAGAAGTATTGGACTACTGTTTCAGGTTGTTGATGATATACTTGACGTAACAAAATCTACGGATGAATTGGGTAAGACCGCCGGAAAAGATGTAATGGCCGGAAAGCTAACGTATCCAAGGCTGACAGGTCTGGAGAGATCGAGGGAATTTGCAGAGAAACTGAGCAGGGAAGCAGAGGAACAGCTTCTAGGGTTTGATTCGGACAAGGCGGCGCCTCTGGCGGCTCTTGCTAGCTACGTTGCTTACAGACACAACTGA
- the LOC104748191 gene encoding terpenoid synthase 19-like, translating into MIVVVVDDTYDAYATVPEATALTECLQRLNIGADDILPDYLRIVLENLFEVMNEIEQEMRLKERSYSMKQVLEMFKIIAKAYKQLTKWARTGHVPTFDEYMKVGMVTAGMGYAVYCFIGMEDISEKEAFEWLNSSPRIIKALNVLFRIANDIGTFETEINRGEVANGLNCYMKQHGVTKDEASQYKIKDLKNIRTPLLLI; encoded by the exons ATGATTGTAGTTGTTGTGGATGATACATATGATGCTTATGCAACCGTTCCCGAAGCTACAGCTCTTACGGAATGTTTGCAAAG GTTGAATATTGGTGCCGATGATATACTACCGGACTATTTGCGAATCGTCCTCGAAAATTTGTTTGAAGTTATGAATGAGATTGAACAAGAAATGAGACTGAAAGAACGATCATACAGCATGAAACAAGTGTTGGAAATG TTCAAGATCATTGCGAAGGCGTACAAACAGCTAACAAAGTGGGCAAGGACAGGCCACGTACCAACCTTTGACGAGTATATGAAGGTTGGGATGGTGACAGCTGGGATGGGTTATGCAGTGTACTGCTTTATAGGAATGGAAGATATCAGTGAGAAGGAAGCTTTTGAGTGGCTCAATTCCAGTCCCCGAATCATCAAAGCTCTGAATGTACTGTTCCGTATAGCAAATGACATAGGAACCTTTGAG ACCGAGATAAACAGAGGAGAGGTGGCTAATGGGCTCAACTGTTACATGAAACAACATGGAGTCACCAAGGATGAAGCATCCCAATATAAGATCAAAGACTTGAAGAATATAAGAACACCTctcttattgatttag